TGTTCCCATTTATtaagctagtaaataaataattaaaccaatttgtgtagtactgaatcttAAGAAAGGCTCAAGTTTCTGTAGATGCAAggaggttacgactgttcagaatgatgatataaTACGAGGTTATGGTTAATAAGTTGACTGTTTATAGACGTGATAGGTAAAGACCTTTTAGAGTTTcattcgggagatggtaactctttaaagaaccGCTCTCGTGGTGCCCCAGGTCCTAATGAGTTAACTGTTACATAATTAATTGAATCGGGTAATGTCATGTATATTCCCTCTCTGGCCTTGAGATCACCAGAGTGCTGATTATTATGCACACTTGTCACCATCCTCACGCGCACCAGCGCTtattgacactcacctggactccatcacctccttgattacctgccctatttatgtcactccccttggttccttccccaggcgttattgtttttgtttcatGCCTGTGTGCTGTTAGTGTTTCTTATTATGTTCCGTTTGTTTCTTAAATATTCACTctctgtacttgcttcccgactctcagtgcACATCTTTACAGGTAACAATAAAACATAGTTAGTTAATTAGATCAATAACAGTCTTCAAATGAATGTTAAAGTCGACACCTCCGATAAaagggataggtaggggagagcTGTCACACAGCCATGGAGGGCGAATTCCATGCTCTGACCCACAGGTCACAGGCTGTTGGTGACAGACTGACAGTACACACAACTCACACAGAGTTTAGCTTACCCCACCAATGCGAAAAATCAGAGCAGCCAACTTGCACGATAAGGCTAAGCTAACTTTGCGAGAAGAAATAAGACACGGTGCGTGGTCTGACGTATGGTTTTATATGATGCGGGGAACGTCCTCCCACACCGTCATGTCCCCAGCGTGACTTTGTTGTTATTATTACTCGACCTGCGCGGAGGGCGAGGGATATAATCCATACTTCCAACCGTAGTGACGGTCTGAAAGGTATGAAGTAGAACTAGCCAGCTGCCACTTCTTCTGCTGCTTTCTTCAACTCAACTGAGATACAGGCTGTTCAATCAAGAGCTCTGACCCAATGAATATAGAGGGGCTACAAAGGGTGGCGAATCTGAAACCACCCCTGGAGAGGGCACCAAGAGAGGGCAGGTCTCTGACCATGTGGACTTTATTACACAACTCATGCATTGTTACTCCCCCTAAGCAGTTATGTAACTGTTATGTGCAGGAATTTATCATCACTAGAATTGAACTGCCAGAACAAAAGCACCACCTTTTCTGTCCAATCTGAGCCCGATTGACAGCTCTCTGACCCAATGAGGGTGGGAGGCAACTAAGGATGGCCAATTATATTTCAGGGGAAGCCGTTGCCACGCCTCTGAAACTGCCCGGGAGAAGGCAAGTCTCTAGCTATGTGGACTTCATTACACATTACGCATTGTTACTCCCCCTAAGCAGTTATGTAACTTACCAGCACTAGAATTGTCTTTCTCAAATGAATAGCAGTGATACAATACCATTTTCTCGATCTTCTATGAATTTTATTACCTAGAAAACGATGTCTCACAACAGAGTCAAATGGTTGATTCGTAGTCTGCCGAGTCATGAAGTTGTTTGTTGGAATTGGAAAAGGGAAGCATGAAATCAATATGACAATGGCTCACAAAAATGatttcagtcatttcagtcatTTTTGTGtagtttttaaaaattatttcaGTGTAGCTGAGATACTAAATAGTACACTATATACAGACATGTACATTCAATAAATTATTGTTGTTATCAAATGTTATAAAATGTAGTTAAAGGGCAATTACAACATTTTTCAACAtcatattcattatctccagcacaatatcAATGTATGAAAAGGACACGTTTCTACATTTTGTGGTTAAAAACTAAGAAAGctcctaaaaatatatatacttgaTGACGTCGTTGAGTAGGATTAAAAGTAAAAAAACGTGATTTTCAAAACATGCAACGAGTTTCTAGCCAGGGGAAGGGCATTTTCCTGCTCCTGCGTGACCATGAATCTCATagtgtttgaaaatcactgtttttagaatgtttttttttttttacttttgatGACATCATCAAATTTACATTTTTCACAGGATCTTTTTTTCAGACACTGGtatggtgctggagataatgaatatgaACTTGAAAATTGGTGGTATGTCCTTTAAACAATAGTGATCTTGGCACAAACTAAAAATTCCACCAGTGTGTTATAAATGCAGTACATTCTAATTCTGTCTCATGAACCATCTATTCTATGGTATTTCACTCATCAGTATCATTCTTGGTGCTGGATAGGAGAGTCGGGGCTCCGCTGGTGTAGCTCATCTTGCGACAGTGCTCTTGTCTTGTTGTCGACATAGCCTGAAACAAAAGGAAATGGATTCATGCTGTGTCATCATTTCATTTAAAAATCGATTTTTCACATTACGTGTCAAgtttcaataaatacctttgTTAGTTTTGGTTTGTGGAGACAGTGGACATACGGCTTGGGgtctttctcaatctctccagCAAATGTTTTGTAACAAATTCCACAGTCCATCAGTggctgttacaatacacacaaaaTAAATATGGATTTATCATGGTGCTACATCTAGAACCTGTAATGATATGCCAGCAGGCATAAACTTTATCTCCAGCAacttaaaaatacatttgttgaATTAATTAAGAAGTGCCTCATGATTTAAATACAAATTTATGTTCTTCAAAATCTTTGATAAAAAAAACAATAGAACCTGTAGAAGCAAGTACAAGTATATTACTCACTCGGTCATTCCTGAATTGGCATCGCTGATGGCTTGGATTAACGGTTCCCCTGGCACAGGTGGTGGCTTTCAAGTAGAAATTGTGGTAGATGTATTGTACATTAAACCCAGACTGAAAGAAAAATGGTGTTGAAGTTGCATTATCCACTGTTAGTAACATGGTAACACTTTAGTATGGATCTGATCTCAACCTCAAAAGGTCCTCAGTTTTAGCCCTTCATGGTCAGTGCATATTTGTATCTAGCAATTTAGTGGTAACAACAACcaacattgtttttttttacctctaTGTCGGACTTCAGGAGACTCTTGAAGAAGAGAAAATGGTGCTGGACTCCAAAATGAGAGTTGAGTTGTTGCAGAGCCAGATCCACTCCTTTCCTGTACATGTCAGGGAGTTTACTATAAGCCTCCTGAGCCTCAATAGAAGGCAGCAGGACTCCAGCACttaacaacaacagcagcagtagagCAGCCATCTTCCTCCCAGTGTGTGTGGAGCAGCCTGACTAAGGCAACTCTGTGGACAGTGGACCCACCGGGGTAAACATTTACAAGAAACAAAACTATTACTCAGAAGCTGGGAATGACTAGAACAAGcctagggctctattcaatctgtatcgcaAAAGTGGAAGTGCAACctagaaatgtaaaggtaatttccagtggtggaaaaagtatccaatagtcatacttgagtaacagtaaagataccttaatggaaaatgactcaagtaaaagtcacccagtaaaataatacttgagtaaaagtctaaaagtatttggttttaaatatatgtaagtatcaaaagtaaatgtaattgctaaaatgtacacAAGTATCAAATTCCTTACATTAAGGAAGCCAGATGGCAACATCTTCTTGATTTTTTTTACTACTGATAGctaggggcacgctccaacacgacatcatttacaaacaaatcatttgtgtttagtgaatccgccagatagtagggaagaccagggatgttatcttgataagagtgtgaattggaccatttcctgtcctgctaagcattcaaaatgtaaggagtacttttgggtgtcaggaaaactgtacggagtaaaaagtacattattttctttaggaatgtagtggattAATAGCAAAAGTTGTCAAAAGATACCAAAAAAACTACTTAGGTAATcaaatctatttttttttttggtcacatacacattgttagATGATAATGCGAGTAattaacaattccacaacaactacctcattcacacaacaactaccttatccATGTAAAGGGAtgtaataagaatatgtacatttaAATATGTGGTagcactttaaagtatttttacttaagtactttacaccactggtaatTTCAGATAAAGcagacatatgcagcgtttagcTTGAACACAGTCTCCGCTAATGCCGGAACATTGCCTTAAAATCACAACATGCTGTAACACGTAATTGGCATGATACGGACGAATAGAGCCCTATGCCTAGATCACACAGACAATGAGAGTGTCAGTgcgttttggtacaccagaattacattcatttccatggaacgctgcgtttgccttgcagcattgcgttggAGAAGTAGTTACAGTGTGTTCCATGTTCTGTGCGGTGTGTACCTTGGATCCAACATATGCATCAAATTATATGCATAGACATGACAGAAATAGTAGCAAAAGGCGAATGTTGAACATTTGTGGCACACATATCCACTAAAAAAATTGGATTACAAAATTAGACTGCAGAATTTATTACATAGCAAACGCAATCGGTCTGATCGAAGCGTTAAACATTCTATCAGCCCAGCCAACTGtgctctttttttgttgttgctcaaTTGCTCTTTTCTCTTGACGATCCTATCGAGGAATGGGAGGTGCTGCAACATCTACAGGAACGTCCCCTATCATGTCCACCACTGTGCTATTTGGAAGGGTGAAACACCACTGACTCGGATGAATCTTTTCTGAATAAAACTTGATTGAAATGATTAGGATAGGTAGTGTCCGTGAACATAGCCGCGGTAGGTAGGGGTGTtgagggtgctgcagcatccCCTGAAAAATCTGAATGTAAAAAATAGGAATAACAAATATTTtcaacaaaagtagtgcactgggccatTACTAGTATTAGCGGACCGATATAAACTTCTGTAGAGCAGGCAATACTTTTCTTTTTTCCCCATCTCTGCTTTGGCAAAAAAAAGGGTAGTTGTATATTTAAGAACAATATCTTGCAGGATTCAATAGTTGGATTTGTAAGAGTTGTtgtcctgtccctttctctgcgACTGTCATTCCAATGGAATCTAGAAATAACAAGGTTATGGGCACAGacacaaaacatccacatcaaattaaatatttttcttgatcaaataacatggaaaacaacCACTTATTGTGAAGTATTAatttaccatccttacaaaccacaatgtaaatgtacattactgtattatactgtacatcTAAGTTTGGTACCTGAAGACTTTTCATCACCATGAAGAAAAACAATGCACAATACATTAATTTAATACATTGAGATGTTAAATGGTTTGtgttgtggctcagttggtagagcatggcacttgcaacactagtagttgtgggttcgattcccacaggggaccagtacaaaaatgtatgtactcactcagtggtgtaaagtactaaagtacaaatacttgaaagtactacttaagcagTTGTTTTGGGTGTCTGTACttcactttactatttatatttttgccaacttttactttaacttcactacattcctaaagtaAATGGTGtacccctgacacccaaaagtactcgttacgcTTAGCTGGACAGGAAAATgatctaattcacacacttatcaagataacatcctttgtcatcccaactgcctctgatctggcggactcactaaacacatgcttcatttgtaaatgatgtcagtgttggagtgtgcccctggctatccatacattaaaaaacaagaaaatggtgccgccTGGCtttcttaatataaggaatttttaaTTATTTAAACTTTTACTTCTACTTTTGACACATATTTTAGcgattacatttactttttatacttaagtatatttaaaaccaaatacttttagatgtttactcaagtagaattgtACTGGGCAACTTTCTATgacggtatctttacttttactcaagtatgacaattgggtattttttccaccaatgcactcactactgtaaattccTCTGGAAAAGAGAATCTACTAAAATGTAAAAAGAATGAATCGACCATTTCAGTCCCCACAGAGAAATAAGTTGCATTTGCAAAGTAGTTCAAGAAACAGGAAAACAAATATCAAGCAATATTTGTATATTCGACAAGTATTATCAGATTAACTGTTTTGTACAGATTATTATCAGACTCAAGTTACAAATGCTGATAACTAAATGTATTTGAGAGTTCCATATtttttcacaaaagtagtgcactagtcctgtattagcagaccgaTATAGGCACCGTTAAAAACCACAAGCCTTAGTGTGTTTAAAGTTGTTAGATACTGTACTTGAGGAAGTTGAACACAGAATAACGAATACAGATGAAATGAGGGTGCCTCTACAGACGACATTCAGATGTAAGCCTATCGTGCAATACAAACGTTTTATCATGCATGGCCACAAAACGACATTACTCCCATTGCCAAGAATTTCACTTGGAACCCTTTGAAGCCAGGATAGTTGCGTCTCCACTTTGGTAACTCATTGTGTTACAGTGATCTACTCTTGCTGTCTTCATATCCTGAAATTCACAACATTAAAAGAGGGGAAATTATTAACATGTTTATATTCCTCTTCAAAAACCTTCACAATATTAATGTCCTCAAAATAAATGTTTACTCTATGATGTGATGGAACAAATCACTGAAATTACTGTATTTTTTCTGAATTAGATTATATGAAAGAGTTCATCTCTCATGTGATAGTGTACATACAGGAACCAGTATATTGACAATTCTATCAGTTTTCCTCATGAAAATTCTAAAATGTTTCTCATTAGCATACTTTGTTATAGAATTTGTGTGGTGAAACCGTTTGATGGGATGGGACAACTAGTGATCCAACACACCTCTGTAAGAGCTGGTTTGTGGAGACAGTGGACATACGGCTTGGGCTCCGTCTCAATCTTTCCAGCAAAGGTTTTGTAGCAGATTGCACAGTCTATCAATGGCTGTAGAAATACACACAATATGACAGTGTCGACAACAGCAtcatatatacatttttattctATGCTGTAGACTTAGATCTGTCGACGATAACTCATGGAATTGTATGAAAGCCCTAAGGGAGTTGATGATTCAGAGCAACTGTTCTCAGACAGTTCCAGGTACTCACTCGGTCTTCCCTGAACTTGCATTGCGTGGCGTCAACTGTTCCCTTTCCACACTTGGTGGCTTTCAGGTAGAAATTGTGATAAATATAGCTCACATCAAATCCAGGCTAGAAGagaattttttaaattaaaagcaTTGTAGACTAAACCATAAACATTTACCAGCGAGGTCTACACAAAATGGTTCTGCCACATTCCTCAGAAAAACAACCTCCCCCTAACGGAAATTTCCATGGTTCTTTGTCTTTACTTTCGTCATGCACCAAATAGAGCCTAATAAAGGCATGATTCATGGCACTGGATTTTACCTCTATGTCGGACTTCAGGAGACTCTTGAAGAAGAGATAATGGTGCTGGACTCCAGAATGAGAGTTGAGCTGTTGCAGAGCCAGATCCACTCCTTTCCTGTACTTGTCAGGGAGTTTACTGTAAGCCTCCTGAGCCTCAATAGAAGACAGCAGGACTCCAGCACttaacaacaacagcagcagagcAGACATCTTCCTACCAGTGTGTGTGGAACAGCCTGACTGGGGTCATTGTTCTGTATTAGGACCACCCACTTGACTTCTGGGATGAACACTAAAGACAAACAAACTTTTCTGGGAGACATCTCTGATGTCTGTTTTTGGATGGGAGATGAGCAACAGAGGAAAATATGGTCATGCTCCGTTTTTGACCTAGTTACAAAACTGAGGTTAATTTCAACATGatgaaaatctattttaatttctATATTTCAACATTATAAAACATACTTTTGAATTAGTAATGTATAAGttgattgtaaaaaaaatatacagtgcattctgaaagtattcagactccttccccttttccatattttgttaaattacagccttattctaaaattgattaaataaaaaatgttcctcttcaatctacacacaatacccaataatataagtataacataagtattcagaacctttgctatgagactcgaaattgagttcaagtgcatcctgtttcaattcatcatccttgagatgtttcaacaacttgattggagtccacctgt
This window of the Oncorhynchus keta strain PuntledgeMale-10-30-2019 chromosome 4, Oket_V2, whole genome shotgun sequence genome carries:
- the LOC118373148 gene encoding uncharacterized protein LOC118373148 produces the protein MAALLLLLLLSAGVLLPSIEAQEAYSKLPDMYRKGVDLALQQLNSHFGVQHHFLFFKSLLKSDIESGFNVQYIYHNFYLKATTCARGTVNPSHQRCQFRNDRPLMDCGICYKTFAGEIEKDPKPYVHCLHKPKLTKAMSTTRQEHCRKMSYTSGAPTLLSSTKNDTDE
- the LOC118373159 gene encoding uncharacterized protein LOC118373159 codes for the protein MSALLLLLLSAGVLLSSIEAQEAYSKLPDKYRKGVDLALQQLNSHSGVQHHYLFFKSLLKSDIEPGFDVSYIYHNFYLKATKCGKGTVDATQCKFREDRPLIDCAICYKTFAGKIETEPKPYVHCLHKPALTEDMKTARVDHCNTMSYQSGDATILASKGSK